A window from Dermacentor albipictus isolate Rhodes 1998 colony chromosome 10, USDA_Dalb.pri_finalv2, whole genome shotgun sequence encodes these proteins:
- the LOC135920285 gene encoding uncharacterized protein isoform X4, giving the protein MRDFVGLKTGGDACPFRSSRECGATARGPPRRDCSVFASRGQALTMEHLRGGENEDGDCGRSASARPEWFDAHKFGRAKEIFREHLFSFFFAHLVGLAMVVTKPSILEPLSSTGRSSTLSCLYRRYLSTLRHVKCWYEGDIWGRDDAAALSIAKVRQMHRDASAQLRHRRCPVSGATYLSQLDMAVTQFAFVGLVVLYPRQLGLSLSECELECVLHFWRCVGYKLGMADSYNLCSGSYRETFDVCLEMQEKLIKPGLVNASREASAMSKDIISAVRVLVIFLSYEGMMTYWARQVGLDFNAALSLYDWWSYCLIWLTFNLLLRYRTFRNMFNWLLRVAIRRGTKWGGYLQKQLEAQELHAKGMHLSYAYRYH; this is encoded by the exons ATGCGGGACTTCGTGGGCCTCAAGACGGGAGGCGACGCCTGCCCCTTCCGGTCTTCGCGCGAGTGCGGCGCCACAGCGAGGGGGCCTCCGCGCCGCGACTGCTCGGTGTTCGCCTCGCGCGGTCAGGCGCTCACCATGGAGCACCTGAGGGGCGGCGAGAACGAGGACGGCGACTGCGGGCGCTCGGCCAGCGCCCGGCCCGAGTGGTTCGACGCGCACAAGTTCGGCAGGGCCAAGGAGATCTTCAGGGAGCACTTGTTCAG TTTCTTCTTCGCACACCTGGTGGGGCTCGCCATGGTGGTGACGAAGCCGTCCATCCTGGAGCCCCTGAGCAGCACGGGCCGGTCGTCGACGCTGTCGTGCCTGTACCGGCGCTACCTGAGCACCCTGCGGCACGTCAAGTGCTGGTACGAGGGGGACATCTGGGGCCGCGACGACGCGGCAGCGCTCAGCATCGCCAAGGTGCGCCAGATGCACCGCGACGCCAGCGCCCAGCTGCGCCACCGGCGCTGCCCGGTCAGCGGCGCCACCTACCTCTCCCAGCTGGACATGGCGGTGACGCAGTTCGCCTTCGTCGGCCTCGTGGTGCTCTACCCGCGCCAGCTGGGGCTTTCCCTGAGCGAGTGCGAGCTCGAGTGCGTCCTGCACTTCTGGAGGTGCGTCGGCTACAAGCTGGGCATGGCGGACTCGTACAACCTGTGCTCGGGAAGCTACCGCGAGACCTTCGACGTGTGCCTCGAGATGCAGGAAAAGCTCATCAAGCCGGGCCTAGTCAATGCGTCCCGAGAGGCCTCGGCCATGAGCAAGGACATCATCAGCGCCGTCCGCGTGCTGGTCATCTTCCTTAGCTACGAAGGCATGATGACTTACTGGGCTAGGCAGGTCGGACTGGACTTCAACGCGGCGCTCAGCCTGTACGACTGGTGGAGTTACTGCCTCATCTGGCTCACCTTCAACCTGCTGCTGCGCTACAGGACGTTCAGGAACATGTTCAACTGGCTGCTCAGGGTGGCCATCCGGCGCGGAACAAAGTGGGGCGGGTACCTACAGAAGCAGCTCGAGGCACAAGAACTGCACGCCAAGGGCATGCACCTGAGTTACGCGTACAGATACCACTGA
- the LOC135920285 gene encoding uncharacterized protein isoform X3, with protein MAVVLAFSRRSTYRDKRPPDSKETFNGGIGPVRHIEKTGILTRGPGKLFRCKSPAMRDFVGLKTGGDACPFRSSRECGATARGPPRRDCSVFASRGQALTMEHLRGGENEDGDCGRSASARPEWFDAHKFGRAKEIFREHLFSFFFAHLVGLAMVVTKPSILEPLSSTGRSSTLSCLYRRYLSTLRHVKCWYEGDIWGRDDAAALSIAKVRQMHRDASAQLRHRRCPVSGATYLSQLDMAVTQFAFVGLVVLYPRQLGLSLSECELECVLHFWRCVGYKLGMADSYNLCSGSYRETFDVCLEMQEKLIKPGLVNASREASAMSKDIISAVRVLVIFLSYEGMMTYWARQVGLDFNAALSLYDWWSYCLIWLTFNLLLRYRTFRNMFNWLLRVAIRRGTKWGGYLQKQLEAQELHAKGMHLSYAYRYH; from the exons ATTCCAAAGAAACATTCAACGGCGGGATTGGCCCAGTTCGTCATatcgagaaaactggaatcctgacGAGGGGGCCTGGAAAACTCTTCCGGTGCAAAAG CCCAGCCATGCGGGACTTCGTGGGCCTCAAGACGGGAGGCGACGCCTGCCCCTTCCGGTCTTCGCGCGAGTGCGGCGCCACAGCGAGGGGGCCTCCGCGCCGCGACTGCTCGGTGTTCGCCTCGCGCGGTCAGGCGCTCACCATGGAGCACCTGAGGGGCGGCGAGAACGAGGACGGCGACTGCGGGCGCTCGGCCAGCGCCCGGCCCGAGTGGTTCGACGCGCACAAGTTCGGCAGGGCCAAGGAGATCTTCAGGGAGCACTTGTTCAG TTTCTTCTTCGCACACCTGGTGGGGCTCGCCATGGTGGTGACGAAGCCGTCCATCCTGGAGCCCCTGAGCAGCACGGGCCGGTCGTCGACGCTGTCGTGCCTGTACCGGCGCTACCTGAGCACCCTGCGGCACGTCAAGTGCTGGTACGAGGGGGACATCTGGGGCCGCGACGACGCGGCAGCGCTCAGCATCGCCAAGGTGCGCCAGATGCACCGCGACGCCAGCGCCCAGCTGCGCCACCGGCGCTGCCCGGTCAGCGGCGCCACCTACCTCTCCCAGCTGGACATGGCGGTGACGCAGTTCGCCTTCGTCGGCCTCGTGGTGCTCTACCCGCGCCAGCTGGGGCTTTCCCTGAGCGAGTGCGAGCTCGAGTGCGTCCTGCACTTCTGGAGGTGCGTCGGCTACAAGCTGGGCATGGCGGACTCGTACAACCTGTGCTCGGGAAGCTACCGCGAGACCTTCGACGTGTGCCTCGAGATGCAGGAAAAGCTCATCAAGCCGGGCCTAGTCAATGCGTCCCGAGAGGCCTCGGCCATGAGCAAGGACATCATCAGCGCCGTCCGCGTGCTGGTCATCTTCCTTAGCTACGAAGGCATGATGACTTACTGGGCTAGGCAGGTCGGACTGGACTTCAACGCGGCGCTCAGCCTGTACGACTGGTGGAGTTACTGCCTCATCTGGCTCACCTTCAACCTGCTGCTGCGCTACAGGACGTTCAGGAACATGTTCAACTGGCTGCTCAGGGTGGCCATCCGGCGCGGAACAAAGTGGGGCGGGTACCTACAGAAGCAGCTCGAGGCACAAGAACTGCACGCCAAGGGCATGCACCTGAGTTACGCGTACAGATACCACTGA